In the genome of Afipia felis ATCC 53690, the window TTTCGAATTCAGCGATTTCCGTGGGCGAAACCTCATCGCCTTCGTAACCCCAACCGTAAAACTTTCTGCGTCGCTCCTGCAGACCGCCGTGCATCTTATTCATTGCGTTATCTCGCTCCTCGTTTGTTAAGCCTTAGCGTCAAACATATTTTTCCAAGATGCCGTACCTGGCTTGGCTTCCCATCTCTTCGTTTCCGACATTACGGCGAGACCTTCCTCCACCGCAGAACGTGCTTTAATTGCATCGAACCAGCGTTTTAGATTCGGAAAATCTTGAAGATCCTGCCCCTGCCAGCGGTGCAGTCGGATCCACGGAAAAGTCGCGATATCTGCGATAGAATAATCACCCGCGAGATACTCGCTGTTTGCAAGCTGGCGGTCCATCACCCCATACAATCGAGTCGCCTCGTTCGTATAACGATCTACCGCATATTGAATTTGTTCGGGTGCGTAACGACGAAAATGATGAGCCTGCCCCAACATTGGTCCGACGCCGCCCATCTGGAACATCAACCACTGAAGGGCGTTCGTTCGCGCTCGAACTTCCGTTGGAAGCAGCTTACCTGTCTTCTCGGCGAGATATAAAAGGATCGCACCAGATTCAAAAATCGATATCGGATTTCCACCTGGCCCATCGTGGTCAACGATGGCCGGAATTTTATTGTTTGGGCTAATCTTGAGAAATTCAGCGCCGAACTGATCCCCCGAGGTGATATCGATCGGCAGCACCCGATAATGCAGGCCAAGTTCGGCCAGCATTATCGTCGCCTTGTATCCGTTCGGTGTTGTCCAGAAATAGAGATCAATCATAACGAATTGCCATACATGACTGAACGCCGCCCATTGCAGCTCACATCGCGGGCCGGTCGAACAGAACACCAGGATTGAGCACCCAGTTCGGATCGAGCTCCCTCTTGCTCGCCTTCATCATGCGGACGAATCCTGGGTCGATTTCCTTGTCGTACCAAGGACGGAAGCTACGTCCCACCGCGTGATGATGCGTGATGGTGGCCCCAAGCTCTATCAAGGCATCGGACGCCACCTTGTTCAGGGCAGCATAGTGCTCGATATTTTTCTCA includes:
- a CDS encoding glutathione S-transferase N-terminal domain-containing protein, whose product is MIDLYFWTTPNGYKATIMLAELGLHYRVLPIDITSGDQFGAEFLKISPNNKIPAIVDHDGPGGNPISIFESGAILLYLAEKTGKLLPTEVRARTNALQWLMFQMGGVGPMLGQAHHFRRYAPEQIQYAVDRYTNEATRLYGVMDRQLANSEYLAGDYSIADIATFPWIRLHRWQGQDLQDFPNLKRWFDAIKARSAVEEGLAVMSETKRWEAKPGTASWKNMFDAKA